A genomic segment from Necator americanus strain Aroian chromosome III, whole genome shotgun sequence encodes:
- a CDS encoding hypothetical protein (NECATOR_CHRIII.G13280.T1), with the protein MITVTSGEALLQQAVCRTSPISISNLVVSAFGTPNALEELVQGSLVNGQPSSPLGLIPSADMNFLGVLEVCSVCTHPILEQYFLVLESRPYHSHCLRCALCHCGLSYETTCYVKNGLVLCRKDYTEKFRRSCAKCHVALECDDIVMRARDAVFHVHCFSCAVCGIQPNVGDIFALTTNFEILCQVHYDLPQLEEPNPLQQTIKIRKDDSDEPEDYAEDEQPTHSRSKRMRTSFKHHQLRTMKQYFNLNHNPDAKDLKQLAQKTGLTKRVLQVWFQNARAKYRRSMHGGDGPRISPLSVIPTSIRDCQTESPSRDSTEA; encoded by the exons ATGATAACAGTGACGAGTGGTGAAGCTCTGCTACAACAGGCAGTGTGTCGAACATCGCCGATTTCCATTTCGAATCTGGTCGTAAGCGCTTTTGGAACACCAAATG CTTTGGAAGAATTGGTTCAAGGATCCTTAGTAAATGGACAACCAAGCAGTCCTTTGGGGTTGATTCCGTCCGCTGATATGAACTTCTTGGGAGTTTTAG aagtctGCTCTGTCTGCACTCACCCAATTCTCGAACAGTACTTTCTCGTTCTTGAAAGTCGCCCATATCATTCACATTGTTTACGGTGTGCTCTTTGCCATTGTGGATTATCCTATGAAACGACATGCTACGTGAAGAACGGGCTGGTCTTGTGCAGAAAAGATTACACGGA GAAGTTTCGACGATCATGTGCAAAGTGCCATGTAGCGCTGGAATGTGACGATATTGTAATGAGAGCTCGCGACGCTGTTTTTCATGTCCATTGCTTCTCTTGTGCG GTTTGTGGCATTCAACCGAATGTTGGTGATATTTTTGCTTTAACAACGAACTTCGAAATACTCTGTCAAG TTCACTACGACTTACCCCAACTTGAAGAACCAAATCCGCTTCAACAAACTATCAAAATACGGAAAGACGACTCAGATGAGCCAGAAG ATTATGCTGAAGATGAGCAACCTACACATAGTCGATCGAAACGGATGCGAACATCTTTCAAACATCACCAATTGCGAACCATGAAACAATACTTCAACTTGAATCATAACCCGGATGCGAAAGATCTTAAACAACTCGCGCAGAAGACTGGATTAACAAAACGAGTTCTACAA GTCTGGTTTCAAAATGCTCGAGCAAAATATCGAAGGTCAATGCACGGTGGAGATGGTCCCAGAATTTCACCACTATCAGTAATTCCGACATCTATACGTGATTGCCAG ACCGAATCACCTAGTCGAGACTCAACCGAGGCGTGA
- a CDS encoding hypothetical protein (NECATOR_CHRIII.G13281.T1) encodes MTASVSTESNAFFKSMKMSIELKKSTNSEKTRLITGRATHRPGQEPMIAIALSDMEYVMRTARSARCSTRDREPGCTCCCHLKSAVSISPRTAHFSAEGGLSMHNITNMSKTRLAIKITCSDNSLYRVTPVYAIVEPEEVIVLNIGRIEGVAKKDRLGILMIDYSGTGNAKDAFKRSDLRPATINIPLLVKES; translated from the exons ATGTCCATCGAATTGAAGAAATCTACTAATTCCGAAAAGACACGCCTTATCACCGGCCGAGCCACACATAGGCCAGGACAGGAGCCAATGATAG CTATCGCATTGTCAGACATGGAATATGTGATGAGGACAGCAAGATCAGCACGTTGCTCGACTAG AGATCGTGAACCTGGCTGCACATGCTGCTGTCATCTGAAGTCGGCCGTTAGTATTTCACCACGCACAGCTCATTTTAGTGCCGAAGGAGGTCTCAGCATGCATAATATCACAAATATGAGCAAAA CCCGACTGGCCATCAAAATCACCTGCTCAGATAATTCGCTCTATCGCGTCACACCCGTTTATGCAATTGTTGAACCAGAGGAGGTTATAGTTTTGAAT ataGGCAGAATTGAAGGTGTGGCGAAAAAAGACCGgcttggaattttgatgattGACTATAGTGGTACGGGGAACGCTAAAGACGCCTTTAAG CGATCAGATTTAAGACCAGCTACAATTAACATCCCACTTCTGGTCAAGGAAAGTTGA